A region of Ornithodoros turicata isolate Travis chromosome 5, ASM3712646v1, whole genome shotgun sequence DNA encodes the following proteins:
- the LOC135395748 gene encoding uncharacterized protein LOC135395748, translated as MAFTRRSFSKYPLHCGGLPLKFVAHYKYLGIIIDRGLTWSKHLKSTLTKTNNHTNVLRHVSGASWGLTFADLRQLHCSLIIGTLRYSLPTLHGLSRNAEMELLRIQARSLRVCLGVPGTTETYSVLAEAKEPPPYIQRERETLRTYTRFLTRHQSHYLQPVESNCPSSAFGAAVSRLKSCIASSTAHFSYAPPMWTLYTPTIHTDIPGLAKKSNAPPIIAHQLVLEHLDTAHHRRREVYTDGSVVPGSSTAAFYLPSYNIQQGFKLPHETSSTEAELYAIYAALSYISLSLADNWTILTDSKSELQMIASYCANTINDICPRITKRYNELLASGHTVSFHWVPGHIGLHGNTYADDAARRAHEEGEVIASVPMSSSTSRIQVRRLCARNTLHFIENALPENTFLHSIDPKMEYTTTLRLTRREETIVHRLRLNVARTPSLLFKMGELNLSACATCRVEAVTAHLLQHCRRYDTARDILKGRLTALGHTHIDLSADWVLQLCLPTPACLQNGKPGHLQPKNVTLHHYQSVRKEINALMEGIDEESTIKFLPQSQ; from the exons ATGGCTTTTACGCGCCGCTCTTTTAGCAAGTACCCTCTACATTGTGGGGGCCTGCCGCTGAAGTTTGTCGCGCATTATAAATACTTGGGTATCATCATAGACAGAGGGTTGACATGGTCGAAACACCTCAAGTCAACTTTGACCAAAACCAACAACCACACCAATGTGCTACGACACGTCTCTGGAGCATCCTGGGGTTTGACGTTTGCTGACCTGCGTCAACTACACTGCTCCCTCATAATAGGAACCCTACGGTACAGCTTGCCGACCCTACACGGCCTCAGTAGAAACGCAGAGATGGAACTCCTACGGATCCAAGCACGCAGTCTCCGAGTATGCCTAGGAGTTCCTGGGACCACTGAGACGTACTCCGTCTTAGCTGAAGCGAAGGAACCACCCCCGTATAtccagcgagagagagagacactCCGTACCTACACGCGATTTCTCACCCGGCACCAATCACATTACCTCCAGCCTGTCGAGTCGAACTGCCCATCGTCTGCGTTCGGAGCTGCAGTGTCCCGTCTAAAAAGCTGCATAGCATCGTCCACTGCACACTTCTCATATGCACCACCTATGTGGACCCTTTATACCCCTACAATACATACGGACATCCCTGGCCTAGCAAAGAAGAGTAACGCGCCCCCTATCATCGCGCACCAACTTGTTCTGGAACATTTAGACACTGCACACCACCGACGAAGGGAagtgtacactgacggatctGTGGTACCAGGCAGTTCAACGGCCGCATTCTACTTGCCGAGTTATAACATCCAGCAAGGATTTAAGCTTCCTCATGAAACATCCTCCACAGAGGCAGAGCTCTACGCCATTTACGCAGCATTGTCATACATATCGCTTTCATTAGCGGACAATTGGACGATCCTGACTGACAGCAAGTCAGAATTACAGATGATAGCCTCATACTGTGCTAATACGATTAACGACATCTGCCCAAGGATCACAAAGCGCTACAATGAATTACTCGCCTCAGGCCACACTGTCTCGTTCCACTGGGTGCCAGGCCATATTGGCCTGCACGGGAACAcatatgctgacgacgctgcGCGCCGCGCTCATGAGGAAGGTGAGGTAATTGCCTCAGTACCGATGTCGTCGTCCACCAGCAGAATTCAGGTGCGGCGGCTCTGCGCCCGCAACACACTACACTTCATAGAGAATGCTCTGCCTGAAAACACATTcctgcactccatcgacccgaagATGGAATACACGACCACTCTGCGGCTCACCCGAAGGGAAGAAACTATCGTACACCGTTTACGGTTAAACGTAGCCCGAACACCGTCACTGCTGTTCAAGATGGGCGAACTGAACCTCTCAGCGTGCGCAACCTGCAGGGTGGAAGCAGTCACAGCGCATCTACTACAACACTGCAGACGTTACGACACTGCCCGTGACATCCTCAAAGGACGCCTGACTGctctgggacacacacacatagaccttTCT GCCGACTgggtgctgcagctgtgcttgcCAACTCCTGCGTGTCTACAAAACGGGAAGCCTGGACATCTTCAGCCTAAG AATGTCACGCTGcaccactaccagagcgtgcgtaaagaaatcaatgccttgatggAGGGTATCGATGAAGAGTCCACCATAAAATTTCTGCCTCAGAGTCAGTGA